A window from Oncorhynchus mykiss isolate Arlee chromosome 9, USDA_OmykA_1.1, whole genome shotgun sequence encodes these proteins:
- the LOC118936359 gene encoding thyroid receptor-interacting protein 6-like — protein MSGPTWLPPRTLSSPERTVPQMSHSGPAMYRQPPMKVSSDPRPKYGVYDQKGGGGGLATRYMATGPTGGPMQHQEDTGFHPKSNDHYYQPPPHGLKEDRSWNPHMDSYELMHRGPDKPSGHHSNLDAEIDSLTCMLADLDSHPQNSTQLYDNVPYNKHISGDRYKPSTQPGALSQGRPSMGYPPQSQYHPAPPYPSDPHQVPQYSPQPDYTYAQVSKPYPQPVPASYTTSSTPTGPRFSVQVKTAQPVTYSQTGRQAEQAYTPPPPHQHSSRPPPQNQTGPQGWYPPHPASQAQELHSDGGYKEIPGGSRGRGNQGPTPKRGLENHQPGSREAPSPAYQPSKGSAAPRQEEELDRLTKKLVYDMNHPPTEEYFGRCARCGDNVLGDGSGCIAMEQVFHVECFTCITCHARLRGQPFYALDKKSYCESCYISTLERCSKCSKPILDRILRAMGKAYHPRCFNCVVCGCCLDGVPFTVDATSQIHCIDDFHRKFAPRCSVCGQAIMPEPGQEETVRIVALDRSFHVNCYVCEECGLLLSSEGEGRGCYPLDGHILCKGCSARRIQDLSAKISTDC, from the exons ATGTCTGGCCCCACCTGGCTGCCGCCAAGGACTCTGAGTAGCCCAGAGAGAACTGTTCCTCAGATGTCCCACTCCGGGCCAGCCATGTACAGACAGCCGCCCATGAAGGTCTCCTCGGACCCCCGGCCCAAGTATGGGGTCTATGACCagaaaggaggtggaggaggactgGCCACTAGGTACATGGCTACTGGACCCACAG GTGGACCCATGCAGCACCAAGAGGACACAGGGTTTCACCCTAAATCTAACGACCACTACTACCAACCACCTCCCCACGGGCTCAAAGAAGACCGGTCCTGGAACCCTCACATGGACAGCTATGAGCTAATG CATCGTGGACCTGACAAGCCAAGTGGACACCACTCCAACCTCGATGCAGAGATTGACTCTCTCACCTGCATGCTGGCCGATCTGGACAGCCATCCACAGAACAGCACACAG CTGTACGATAACGTGCCTTACAACAAACACATCTCAGGGGACCGCTACAAACCCTCAACCCAGCCAGGAGCACTCTCTCAGGGCAGGCCGTCCATGGGTTACCCCCCCCAGTCCCAGTACCATCCAGCACCCCCTTACCCCAGTGATCCCCACCAGGTTCCCCAGTACTCCCCCCAGCCAGACTACACCTACGCCCAGGTGTCCAAACCCTACCCTCAGCCCGTCCCTGCCTCCTATACCACCTCTTCCACCCCTACTGGCCCGAGGTTCAGCGTCCAGGTCAAAACAGCCCAGCCTGTCACCTACTCCCAAACTGGTAGACAAGCCGAGCAGGCTTACACCCCTCCTCCGCCCCACCAGCACTCCTCGCGCCCCCCACCCCAAAACCAGACGGGCCCCCAGGGCTGGTACCCTCCCCATCCCGCATCCCAAGCCCAGGAGCTGCACTCTGATGGGGGTTACAAGGAGATCCCCGGGGGGTCTAGAGGGCGAGGGAACCAGGGCCCCACGCCCAAGAGAGGCCTGGAGAATCACCAACCAGGGTCAAGAGAGGCCCCAAGTCCTGCCTATCAGCCCAGCAAG GGGTCAGCAGCTCCGAGGCAAGAGGAGGAATTGGACCGGCTCACTAAGAAGTTGGTGTATGACATGAATCACCCACCTACAGAGGAATACTTTG GTCGCTGTGCGCGTTGCGGTGACAATGTGCTTGGTGACGGCAGTGGCTGTATCGCCATGGAGCAGGTGTTCCACGTGGAGTGTTTCACCTGCATCACCTGCCACGCCCGTCTCCGGGGGCAACCCTTCTACGCCCTGGACAAGAAGAGCTACTGCGAAAGCTGTTACATT AGTACCCTAGAGCGCTGCTCTAAGTGCTCCAAACCCATCTTGGACCGTATCCTGCGGGCCATGGGAAAGGCCTACCACCCGCGCTGCTTCAACTGTGTGGTGTGTGGCTGCTGCCTGGACGGGGTTCCCTTCACTGTGGACGCCACCTCCCAGATTCACTGCATAGATGACTTCCACAG GAAGTTTGCCCCCCGCTGCTCAGTGTGTGGCCAGGCCATCATGCCCGAACCGGGACAGGAGGAGACCGTCAGGATAGTGGCGCTGGACCGCAGCTTCCACGTCAACTGCTACGTGTGTGAG GAGTGTGGTCTGCTCCTGTCCTCCGAGGGTGAGGGGCGAGGCTGTTACCCTCTGGATGGTCACATCCTGTGTAAGGGCTGCAGCGCCCGCCGCATCCAGGACCTTTCCGCCAAAATCTCCACTGACTGCTAA
- the sst5 gene encoding somatostatin-1 has translation MLCSQLQVLLVALSASVFLARVSAAPHRDMLAELLRADSTKGNEDLSRTLLLKMMSDLMSTAVGENEVLPDLEEALGVREEVVRQLPLSHRERKAGCRNFFWKTFTSC, from the exons ATGCTGTGTTCCCAGCTGCAGGTGTTACTGGTGGCTCTATCTGCCTCAGTGTTCCTGGCGAGGGTCAGCGCCGCTCCACACAGAGACATGCTAGCTGAACTACTGAGAGCAGATTCAACCAAGGGCAACGAG GATCTCTCCCGCACCCTCCTGCTGAAGATGATGTCGGACCTGATGAGCACAGCCGTGGGGGAGAACGAGGTCCTACCGGACCTGGAGGAGGCACTCGGGGTGAGGGAGGAGGTGGTGCGCCAGCTACCCCTCTCCCATCGGGAACGCAAGGCTGGATGCCGGAACTTCTTTTGGAAGACATTCACATCGTGTTAA